The DNA window CACGGTCGACGCCAAGTCCCACCAGATGACGGTCGAGCGGGACGGCAAGGTCGTCAGGACCATCCCGATATCCGCCGGCGCCCCCGCCAACCCCACGTACAACGGCCAGATGGTCATCAGCGAGAAGCACGAGGTGACGCGCATGAACGGCGCCACCGTGGGCTTCACCAAGGGCGACGGCAAGGGCGAGTACGACATCCCGGACGTGCCGCACGCGATGCGCCTGTCCACCTCCGGCACCTTCCTGCACGGCAACTACTGGTCCGGCTCCTCGACCTTCGGCGCGGAGAACGCGAGCCACGGCTGCGTGGGCCTGGAGGACCAGCGCGGCGGCGGCGACCCGAACACGCCGGCGGCCTGGTTCTACAAGAACTCCCTCATCGGTGACGTCGTGGTCGTCAAGAACTCCGACGACAAGACGATCAAGCCGGACAACGGGCTCAACGGCTGGAACATGCCGTGGTCCGAGTGGGGCAAGAGCACCCCCCAGGCCGGCTGACGGCCCCTCGCACACGCCCTGCGGCCCGGAACACTCGCGACCGAGTGTTCCGGGCCGCCCGGCGTTCGGGGCCCGATCGGGGGGAGCCGTCGAACCCCCGTGTCACTAACCTGGTGCCATGACTGTGCATCTTGAGGTTGCCGAGGGCGTCGGAACCATCCGCCTGGACCGTCCGCCGATGAACGCGCTCGACATCGCCGCCCAGGACCGGATCCGCGAGCTCGCCGAGGAGGCGACGCGCCGCGAGGACGTGCGGGCCGTCGTGCTGTGGGGCGGGGAGAAGGTGTTCGCCGCAGGGGCGGACATCAAGGAGATGCAGAAGATGGACCACGCCGCGATGGTGGCGCGCTCCCGCGGCCTGCAGGACTCCTTCACCGCCGTCGCCCGCATCCCCAAGCCCGTCGTCGCCGCCGTCACCGGCTACGCCCTCGGCGGCGGCTGCGAGCTGGCGCTCTGCGCCGACTTCCGCATCGCCGCCGACAACGCCAAGCTCGGCCAGCCCGAGATCCTGCTCGGCCTGATCCCCGGCGCGGGCGGCACCCAGCGCCTGGCGCGGCTGATCGGCCCGTCCAAGGCCAAGGACCTCATCTTCACCGGCCGTATGGTCAAGGCCGACGAGGCGCTCGCGCTCGGCCTGGTCGACCGTGTCGCGCCCGCCGCCGAGGTGTACGAGCAGGCGCACGCGTGGGCGGCCCGGCTCGCCGCGGGCCCCGCGCTCGCGCTGCGCGCCGCGAAGGAGTCCGTGGACGCCGGTCTGGAGACCGACATCGACACCGGCCTCGCCATCGAACGGAACTGGTTTGCGGGCCTGTTCGCGACCGAGGACCGGGAGATCGGCATGCGCAGCTTCGTCGAGGACGGGCCGGGCAAGGCCAAGTTCGTCTGACGTGCGGCCGGTTGGCGGCGGTCCCGGAGCGGGCCGCCGCCGCCCTCCGGCG is part of the Streptomyces roseifaciens genome and encodes:
- a CDS encoding enoyl-CoA hydratase/isomerase family protein; this encodes MTVHLEVAEGVGTIRLDRPPMNALDIAAQDRIRELAEEATRREDVRAVVLWGGEKVFAAGADIKEMQKMDHAAMVARSRGLQDSFTAVARIPKPVVAAVTGYALGGGCELALCADFRIAADNAKLGQPEILLGLIPGAGGTQRLARLIGPSKAKDLIFTGRMVKADEALALGLVDRVAPAAEVYEQAHAWAARLAAGPALALRAAKESVDAGLETDIDTGLAIERNWFAGLFATEDREIGMRSFVEDGPGKAKFV